A genomic region of Candidatus Tanganyikabacteria bacterium contains the following coding sequences:
- the rplO gene encoding 50S ribosomal protein L15, whose amino-acid sequence MTFEVADLRPADGATKKPKRVGRGFGSGHGKTATRGYNGQGQRSGESKKIGFEGGQMPLFRRTPKKHHFQRPLRYLDHWAEINVGALNELFSGDNPITADLVAERGFAPGTKFVTEDGNVATVLKPKFTGLRVLGAGEVTKTLEVHAHHFTKAAREKIEAAGGKCVVIGAEEAEG is encoded by the coding sequence ATGACTTTCGAAGTAGCAGACCTGCGCCCCGCCGACGGGGCGACCAAGAAGCCCAAGCGGGTGGGCCGCGGCTTCGGCTCGGGCCACGGCAAGACCGCGACCCGCGGCTACAACGGCCAGGGCCAGCGCTCGGGCGAGAGCAAGAAGATAGGCTTCGAGGGCGGGCAGATGCCGCTCTTCCGCCGTACGCCCAAGAAGCACCATTTCCAGCGGCCGCTGCGCTACCTGGATCACTGGGCCGAGATCAACGTGGGCGCCCTCAACGAACTGTTCTCCGGCGACAACCCGATCACCGCCGACCTGGTGGCCGAACGCGGCTTCGCGCCCGGTACCAAGTTCGTGACCGAGGACGGCAACGTGGCGACGGTCCTAAAGCCGAAGTTCACGGGCCTGAGGGTCCTGGGCGCGGGCGAGGTGACCAAGACGCTGGAAGTCCACGCCCACCACTTCACGAAAGCTGCCCGCGAGAAGATCGAGGCGGCCGGCGGCAAGTGCGTCGTGATCGGCGCCGAAGAGGCCGAGGGCTAG
- the rpmD gene encoding 50S ribosomal protein L30 → MSDKKLLITLVRSAAGFEKDQKAAAKQLKLTKLNRTTEWPDTPAVRGQIRKIAHLVEVTEGRLPS, encoded by the coding sequence ATGAGTGACAAGAAGCTGCTGATCACGCTGGTGCGTAGCGCCGCCGGGTTCGAGAAGGATCAGAAGGCCGCCGCGAAGCAGTTGAAGCTCACCAAGCTCAACCGCACCACCGAATGGCCGGACACGCCGGCCGTGCGCGGGCAGATCCGCAAGATCGCTCACTTGGTAGAGGTGACGGAAGGCCGGCTGCCCTCATGA
- the rpsE gene encoding 30S ribosomal protein S5 — protein sequence MDSKRTDTRGPKRDRGDRRRQEGEAESEWMEKVVQIRRVTKVVKGGKKLSFRAVVVVGNGKGNVGVGVGKAADVVSAIQKAAVDARKSLVTVHMLGTSIPHLIVGEQGASSVLLKPASKGTGVIAGGSVRTVLELVGIKDILSKALGASSPLNNARATINALGRLHRAEEVAAMRGLAVTEIGVKINE from the coding sequence ATGGATTCAAAGCGTACCGATACCCGCGGCCCGAAGCGCGATCGCGGCGATCGCCGGCGCCAGGAGGGCGAGGCCGAATCCGAATGGATGGAGAAGGTAGTCCAGATCCGGCGCGTGACCAAGGTCGTCAAGGGCGGCAAGAAGCTGTCGTTCCGGGCCGTGGTCGTGGTCGGCAACGGCAAGGGCAACGTCGGCGTGGGCGTCGGCAAGGCGGCTGACGTCGTCTCGGCCATCCAGAAGGCCGCGGTCGACGCTCGCAAGAGCCTCGTCACCGTTCACATGCTCGGCACGTCCATCCCCCACCTGATCGTCGGCGAGCAAGGCGCTTCCAGCGTGCTGCTCAAGCCGGCCAGCAAGGGAACGGGCGTCATCGCGGGCGGCAGCGTCCGGACGGTGCTCGAACTGGTCGGCATCAAGGACATCCTCTCGAAGGCCCTCGGGGCCTCCAGCCCGCTCAACAACGCCCGCGCCACGATCAACGCCCTCGGCAGGTTGCACCGGGCCGAGGAGGTAGCGGCGATGCGCGGTCTGGCCGTGACGGAAATCGGGGTGAAGATCAATGAGTGA